A region of Carassius auratus strain Wakin chromosome 41, ASM336829v1, whole genome shotgun sequence DNA encodes the following proteins:
- the LOC113059855 gene encoding RNA-binding protein 12B-like has protein sequence MTIVVLRLQGLNTEAGSEDIRRFFHGLHIREGGVHITGGEMGEAFIIFNSEREGQLAMRLSGKLLRGSSVSLHISSLAELKRKMESRLKKPKSTAVETKIVPSSPPDTNRALLRSLMTAIQGLHSNEKVDQCQTPENVDQNVPETHKWSSTDNQTNTDAQHNQTHDMASKEEKSKGENLNSCKPGYLRLYGFPDSVAKQEIYQFLLGISVLDVITKVRLQLGWCCLVKLASFADAEEGLKYSHRKFKEYNVEVRLAHEKMWTDAVEQSKNCMLNIKPHTFSEQREVNMERNAMRGFSTKRSAEEQPSPGSPKKYCRNFPSPHTELCVIVNNLSKNITKTEIKKIFGCYAIPNYRIKHLLNKWGERTSTAFITFEHAEDYASALNMNGTTVGLTNIEVSPITKEEIFAIIRKNRCAKVWRPPHYGNAHLTMSCVYARNFPAYVRKVEVRDFFMHFNICEDEIILLVDSQGNGVGEAIVQFECEEIAKQAQSLHGKYFMGAKILLTCITRQQREKILGKW, from the coding sequence ATGACAATAGTGGTTCTGCGTTTGCAAGGTTTAAACACAGAGGCAGGATCTGAAGACATTCGAAGATTTTTCCATGGCTTGCACATACGTGAGGGTGGTGTTCATATCACCGGTGGTGAGATGGGAGAagctttcattatttttaattcagaaagAGAAGGCCAACTAGCCATGCGCTTATCTGGAAAACTCCTCAGAGGCTCTTCTGTTTCATTACATATTAGCAGTCTGGCTGAGCTCAAGAGAAAAATGGAGTCGAGATTAAAGAAACCAAAGTCCACTGCAGTGGAGACCAAAATAGTGCCATCTTCGCCACCTGACACAAACAGAGCTCTTTTGCGAAGTTTAATGACTGCCATTCAAGGACTGCATTCAAATGAAAAAGTGGATCAATGCCAAACGCCTGAAAATGTTGACCAAAATGTTCCAGAAACGCATAAATGGTCCTCAACTGACAACCAAACAAATACAGATGCTCAGCATAATCAAACTCATGACATGGCATCTAAGGAGGAGAAAAGCAAAGGAGAAAACCTCAATTCATGTAAGCCAGGCTACCTTCGGCTTTATGGATTTCCCGACTCTGTTGCCAAGCAAGAGATCTACCAGTTCCTACTGGGAATCTCAGTGTTGGATGTCATCACGAAAGTTCGATTGCAACTGGGCTGGTGCTGTCTGGTGAAGCTGGCCAGTTTTGCAGATGCTGAGGAGGGACTGAAATACAGCCACAGGAAATTCAAAGAATACAATGTTGAGGTCAGACTTGCTCATGAGAAGATGTGGACAGATGCTGTGGAGCAGTCCAAAAATTGCATGCTAAACATCAAACCTCACACTTTCTCAGAGCAAAGGGAAGTTAACATGGAAAGGAATGCAATGAGAGGTTTCTCAACCAAAAGAAGTGCAGAGGAACAGCCCTCACCTGGATCTCCCAAAAAATACTGCCGAAACTTTCCGTCCCCTCACACGGAACTTTGTGTTATTGTCAATAATCTTTCAAAGAATATAACCAAGACGGAGATCAAGAAGATTTTTGGATGTTATGCAATCCCAAACTatagaattaaacatttattaaacaagtGGGGAGAGAGGACAAGCACAGCATTCATTACCTTTGAGCACGCAGAAGACTATGCCTCAGCTCTGAACATGAATGGTACAACTGTTGGCTTAACAAACATTGAAGTGTCACCCATAACTAAAGAAGAAATATTTGCTATAATCCGCAAAAACAGATGTGCTAAAGTCTGGAGGCCACCACATTATGGAAACGCACATTTAACCATGTCATGTGTGTATGCACGCAACTTTCCTGCATATGTCAGGAAGGTAGAGGTGAGAGACTTTTTCATGCACTTCAACATCTGTGAAGATGAAATCATATTGCTTGTGGACAGCCAGGGGAATGGTGTTGGGGAAGCCATCGTGCAGTTCGAATGTGAAGAAATCGCCAAACAGGCCCAGAGTCTCCATGGGAAGTATTTCATGGGAGCAAAAATTCTACTCACTTGTATCACACGACAACAGAGGGAGAAGATCCTTGGTAAATGGTGA